The following coding sequences are from one Comamonas koreensis window:
- a CDS encoding PRC-barrel domain-containing protein: MNTINTASSVISSDKVQGTKVYNPNGDKLGSVESLLLDKLTGKVRYAVMEFGGFLGMGTDVYPLPWETLKYDTGLGGYVVSLTKEQLEGAPRYARETTQDYNDEYGRKVNEYYGVPWI; this comes from the coding sequence ATGAATACGATCAACACAGCATCGAGCGTGATCTCTTCGGACAAGGTGCAAGGCACCAAGGTGTACAACCCCAATGGCGACAAGCTGGGCTCGGTGGAAAGCCTGCTGCTGGACAAGCTCACGGGCAAAGTCCGCTATGCGGTGATGGAGTTTGGCGGCTTTTTGGGCATGGGCACCGATGTGTACCCGCTCCCTTGGGAAACGCTGAAGTACGACACCGGCCTGGGCGGTTATGTCGTGTCGCTCACCAAGGAGCAGCTGGAAGGCGCGCCGCGCTATGCGCGTGAGACGACGCAGGACTATAACGACGAGTACGGCCGCAAGGTGAACGAATACTACGGCGTCCCTTGGATCTAA
- a CDS encoding WD40 repeat domain-containing protein produces MIAHLSPISGVATHGGRYIASAGYDNQVILWDAHQKIALARTWHDHLANQLSFSSDGNYLISASSDHTARLWSVPSMKLISVLSDHGDDVEMAQFHPAEALIATASRDHHVRVYDFKGCLRQCFKGHRADVISIAWSANGQTLLSSSDDGTLKQWSLATGDLLQDIDLGGVETDTIAIANNGTVYAGNDAGMILTIDGGHRQATAAHQAGIKRLVYQDSEQLLVSLSYDRLLRVWKVASSALTPIAQSTIPPEVWPRSCAFLDENTLVFATFGSSYAVFHIPTGEWNLDKVCATDGINAALHHFSGVVSIGDAGILKTNGQALRDLRSLCNFLTPIGNKICTGGQTGTLFDATTGEPLYQHRSPLNCGAAFLRNGIDHMVIGSYTGEGLVFALAQDGAVHHVATLQLHDNAVKSIAASSHMLFSVCADGSAAWWSIATLRELFTKRDAHSRIANGCAALPNERFVSVSRDRKLRIWENFASTDLDSPHRHSIKCVAASPDGQWIATGSYHGYVAVYDPATRQWQPSVRPTSAGISSLCFDSDNAQFLASSYDGNIYHIPIVKRQ; encoded by the coding sequence ATGATTGCCCATCTATCGCCCATCAGCGGCGTTGCCACACATGGCGGTCGCTACATTGCAAGCGCCGGATACGACAACCAGGTGATCTTGTGGGATGCCCACCAAAAAATCGCACTGGCCCGTACCTGGCATGACCACTTGGCCAACCAGCTGTCCTTCAGCAGCGACGGAAACTATTTAATCAGTGCCTCCAGCGACCACACGGCCAGGTTGTGGTCCGTGCCCAGCATGAAGCTCATCTCCGTGCTGTCCGACCATGGGGACGATGTAGAAATGGCCCAGTTCCACCCGGCCGAGGCGCTTATTGCCACTGCCTCACGTGACCACCACGTCAGGGTATACGACTTCAAAGGCTGTCTCAGGCAATGCTTCAAAGGCCATAGGGCCGATGTGATCTCTATCGCCTGGTCCGCCAACGGCCAGACGCTGCTATCGTCCAGCGACGACGGCACGCTCAAACAATGGTCATTGGCAACAGGGGACCTGCTCCAGGACATCGACCTCGGCGGCGTAGAGACCGACACCATTGCCATCGCCAACAATGGCACCGTCTATGCTGGCAATGATGCCGGCATGATTTTGACCATCGACGGCGGCCATCGCCAGGCAACAGCTGCGCACCAGGCTGGCATCAAGCGATTGGTTTACCAGGACAGCGAGCAATTGCTGGTGAGCTTGAGCTACGACCGGCTGCTGCGTGTCTGGAAGGTGGCATCCAGCGCCCTCACACCCATCGCGCAATCCACCATTCCACCGGAGGTATGGCCAAGGTCCTGCGCCTTCTTAGACGAGAACACCTTGGTGTTTGCCACCTTTGGCTCCTCCTATGCGGTCTTCCATATCCCAACGGGCGAATGGAATCTCGACAAGGTCTGCGCCACAGACGGCATCAACGCAGCCCTGCACCACTTCTCTGGCGTGGTATCGATAGGGGACGCCGGAATTCTCAAAACCAATGGCCAAGCCCTCCGTGACCTGCGCAGCCTGTGCAACTTCCTCACTCCCATCGGCAACAAGATATGTACTGGCGGCCAAACAGGGACGCTGTTCGATGCCACGACGGGCGAGCCCCTTTACCAACACCGATCACCCTTGAACTGCGGCGCTGCATTCCTGCGTAACGGCATTGACCATATGGTCATTGGCAGCTACACGGGTGAAGGCCTGGTGTTTGCCCTTGCGCAAGATGGGGCTGTACACCATGTCGCAACGCTGCAGCTGCATGACAACGCCGTCAAATCGATCGCCGCCTCCAGCCATATGCTGTTTTCCGTGTGCGCAGATGGCAGCGCCGCCTGGTGGTCGATTGCGACCTTGCGCGAGCTGTTCACCAAACGCGATGCCCACAGCCGGATTGCCAACGGTTGTGCCGCCTTGCCCAACGAGCGCTTTGTCAGCGTCAGCCGGGATCGCAAGCTGCGTATCTGGGAGAATTTTGCATCCACCGACTTGGACAGCCCTCACCGGCATTCCATCAAATGTGTTGCCGCCAGCCCTGATGGCCAATGGATTGCCACGGGCTCCTACCATGGCTACGTGGCCGTCTATGACCCTGCTACAAGGCAATGGCAGCCCTCCGTGCGCCCGACCTCTGCGGGCATCTCATCGCTGTGCTTTGACAGCGACAACGCCCAATTTCTGGCCAGCTCCTACGATGGCAACATCTACCACATCCCCATCGTAAAACGGCAGTAA
- a CDS encoding TonB-dependent siderophore receptor translates to MYRTRFSAPATPRGTALCAHLLCLGLAACTSLAALAPSSAHAQAQQPASPPAARSYSIPAGPLAAALNRLGQESGTLISFAPDTVAGLRSPGVQRAADVGQALGSLLAGLPLQAQRDASGSYVVRRVAPTAAAAAAAPAAAAQGAPSITLPELRVTAQAERSATTEGTGSYTIRSTAAATGLQLSPRETPQSVSVLTRQQIEDQGITSIGEAARHITGISAISSDSDRTDLDARGFYIDNYQYDGVPTYVANDFFGASMLDPILYDRIEVVRGATGLMTGAGNPGASVNLVRKRASSKTFTGSASASLGSWNERRATLDLSTPLTDDGRIRARVAAMADERDSHLDRYHTRNRALLATAEADLTPNTTAWIGLEHQAKRPTGVTWGGLPMVYQDGSATHWPRSFSIGADWTEWNTTSRTTYAGLEHRFDNGWSIKANASRLDADYTSKLFYLLSEPDRNTGLGLGPYPNYSRQSFAQNSGSLQATGPFELLGRKHEAVLGLTGSQSNYAYGNHAYTATPVGNIFDWDGSYPEPVWGAFRPLGDDRTRQTAVYGALRLSLADDLKLIVGGRESRWESQSLTETRKHKVFTPYAGLLYDLNATYTVYASYTDIFQPQNYQDTQGRYLDPVTGKAYEAGIKAAFLDGKVNASLAVFRIAQDNVAVQDGDNMIGGTGNPAYRGEKGVTSKGFEAEVSGELARGWQLIAGFARADARAADDARLQSQRPNNMAHLYTSYRLRGNWSALKVGGGLTWRDATYATTTTSTDVEARRDQGSITVASLMASYDISRQLSLQLNINNLFDKTYFDFAGSQIYYGAPRKFTLTAKYDF, encoded by the coding sequence ATGTACCGCACTCGCTTCTCTGCCCCCGCCACGCCCCGTGGCACCGCGCTTTGCGCCCATCTGCTGTGCCTGGGCCTGGCCGCCTGCACCAGCCTTGCCGCGCTGGCACCCAGCTCTGCGCATGCGCAGGCGCAGCAGCCGGCCAGCCCCCCCGCAGCGCGCAGCTACTCCATCCCCGCCGGCCCGCTGGCTGCGGCGCTCAACCGCCTGGGGCAGGAATCGGGCACCTTGATCTCGTTCGCGCCCGATACCGTTGCCGGCCTGCGCAGCCCCGGCGTGCAGCGCGCCGCCGATGTGGGCCAGGCGCTGGGCAGCCTGCTGGCGGGCTTGCCGCTGCAGGCCCAGCGCGATGCCAGTGGCAGCTATGTGGTGCGCCGTGTGGCACCCACCGCAGCAGCGGCTGCCGCAGCTCCGGCTGCCGCTGCACAAGGCGCGCCCAGCATCACCTTGCCGGAGCTGCGCGTGACCGCCCAAGCCGAGCGCAGTGCCACCACCGAAGGCACCGGCAGCTACACCATCCGCAGCACGGCAGCCGCCACCGGCCTGCAGCTGTCGCCGCGCGAGACGCCGCAATCGGTCAGCGTGCTCACGCGCCAGCAGATCGAGGACCAGGGCATCACCAGCATTGGCGAGGCCGCGCGCCATATCACCGGCATCTCGGCGATCAGCTCGGACAGCGACCGCACCGATCTGGACGCCCGGGGCTTCTACATCGACAACTACCAGTACGACGGCGTGCCCACCTATGTCGCCAATGATTTTTTTGGCGCCTCGATGCTCGACCCGATTCTGTACGACCGCATCGAGGTGGTGCGTGGAGCAACGGGCCTGATGACCGGCGCTGGCAACCCCGGTGCTTCCGTCAACCTGGTGCGCAAACGCGCCAGCAGCAAGACCTTCACTGGCTCGGCCAGCGCCAGCCTGGGCTCCTGGAACGAGCGCCGCGCCACCCTGGACCTGAGCACGCCGCTGACCGACGACGGCCGCATCCGCGCCCGTGTGGCCGCAATGGCCGATGAGCGCGACTCGCACCTGGACCGCTACCACACGCGCAACCGCGCGTTGCTCGCCACCGCCGAGGCCGATTTGACGCCTAACACCACCGCCTGGATCGGCCTGGAGCACCAGGCCAAGCGCCCCACCGGCGTCACCTGGGGCGGCCTGCCCATGGTCTACCAGGATGGCAGCGCCACGCACTGGCCGCGCTCGTTCAGCATTGGCGCCGATTGGACCGAGTGGAACACTACCAGCCGCACCACCTACGCCGGGCTCGAGCACCGCTTTGACAATGGCTGGTCCATCAAGGCCAACGCCAGCCGCCTCGATGCCGACTACACCTCCAAGCTCTTTTACCTGCTGAGCGAGCCCGACAGGAACACCGGCCTGGGCCTGGGCCCCTACCCCAATTACTCGCGCCAGAGCTTTGCGCAAAACAGCGGCAGCCTGCAGGCCACCGGGCCTTTTGAGCTGCTCGGCCGCAAGCATGAGGCGGTGCTGGGCTTGACCGGCAGCCAGTCCAACTACGCCTACGGCAACCATGCCTACACCGCCACCCCCGTGGGCAATATCTTTGACTGGGATGGCTCCTACCCCGAGCCGGTCTGGGGCGCCTTCCGCCCGCTGGGCGATGACCGCACGCGCCAGACCGCCGTCTACGGCGCGCTGCGCCTGTCGCTGGCCGATGACCTCAAGCTCATCGTAGGCGGGCGCGAATCCCGCTGGGAAAGCCAGAGCCTGACGGAAACGCGCAAGCACAAGGTCTTCACGCCCTACGCTGGGTTGCTGTATGACCTGAACGCTACCTACACCGTCTACGCCAGCTATACCGATATCTTCCAGCCGCAAAACTACCAGGACACGCAGGGCCGCTACCTGGACCCTGTGACTGGCAAAGCCTACGAGGCCGGCATCAAGGCCGCGTTTCTCGATGGCAAGGTCAATGCGTCCCTGGCCGTGTTCCGCATCGCCCAGGACAATGTTGCCGTGCAAGACGGCGACAACATGATTGGCGGCACCGGCAACCCCGCCTACCGGGGCGAGAAAGGTGTCACCAGCAAGGGCTTTGAGGCCGAGGTCTCCGGCGAGCTGGCCCGGGGCTGGCAGCTGATCGCCGGCTTTGCCCGGGCCGATGCCCGCGCGGCCGATGACGCGCGCCTGCAGTCGCAGCGCCCCAACAACATGGCACACCTCTACACCAGCTACCGCCTGCGGGGCAACTGGAGCGCCCTCAAGGTCGGCGGGGGCCTGACCTGGCGCGACGCCACCTATGCGACCACGACCACCTCCACCGATGTGGAGGCGCGCCGCGACCAGGGCTCCATCACCGTCGCCAGCCTGATGGCCAGCTACGACATCTCGCGCCAGCTGTCGCTGCAGCTCAACATCAACAACCTGTTCGACAAAACCTACTTCGACTTTGCCGGCAGCCAGATCTACTACGGCGCGCCGCGCAAGTTCACGCTGACCGCCAAGTACGATTTCTAA
- a CDS encoding sensor histidine kinase: MKAQTGMGLVGMAWVRSNMWRACAVVDDMGLGMKAGDELDVDSTLCKDVMQSQLGIAFDDALDHPVFRDHRTPKLYGFRAYISEPILLTDGSYFGNLFALDAEPRPITSEKNRAIFTACAGILGKLLQDQLISQQLSNEIQSFKETGNAREVFLAVVAHDLRNPLQAITMGAKMLSRGDEPKAAKLGERIATSARRMSKLIDDLVDYAKGRAGHEISIATEPTESLSAALQTVINEFVEAHPRHDIIASLQLPVAVRVDTPRIQQLLSNLLGNAVAYGAPDLPIRITGSVEGQDIVILVNNQGPLVPDDVMAQMFDPYFQGPKSAATSMGLGLSICKQIVAAHQGSLTVLSCSDSGTTFTVRLPVVL; the protein is encoded by the coding sequence GTGAAAGCCCAGACTGGCATGGGTCTGGTCGGCATGGCCTGGGTTCGCTCCAACATGTGGCGTGCATGCGCTGTGGTGGACGACATGGGGCTCGGCATGAAGGCCGGTGATGAACTGGATGTGGACAGCACCCTGTGCAAGGACGTCATGCAATCCCAGCTCGGGATTGCATTTGATGATGCCCTGGACCACCCTGTTTTTCGCGACCATAGAACGCCCAAGCTCTACGGATTTCGCGCCTACATCAGCGAACCGATTCTGCTCACAGATGGCAGCTATTTCGGCAATTTGTTTGCCTTGGACGCAGAGCCCAGGCCCATCACGAGCGAGAAAAACCGAGCGATTTTTACCGCGTGCGCCGGTATTCTCGGCAAGCTTCTTCAAGACCAGCTGATATCCCAGCAGCTGAGCAACGAGATTCAGAGCTTTAAAGAGACGGGCAACGCCCGCGAGGTGTTCCTGGCCGTTGTCGCCCACGATCTACGCAACCCTTTGCAGGCGATCACGATGGGCGCAAAGATGCTCTCACGGGGCGACGAGCCCAAAGCGGCGAAGCTCGGAGAGCGCATCGCTACCAGCGCTCGCCGCATGAGCAAGCTCATAGATGATCTGGTCGATTACGCCAAAGGCCGGGCCGGCCACGAAATATCCATTGCCACTGAACCCACGGAAAGCCTCTCGGCGGCTTTACAAACAGTGATCAATGAGTTCGTAGAAGCGCATCCCCGCCATGACATCATTGCATCGCTTCAGCTACCAGTGGCGGTACGTGTCGACACCCCACGCATTCAACAACTCCTGTCCAACCTGCTAGGAAACGCTGTTGCCTACGGTGCACCGGACTTGCCGATACGGATCACAGGCAGCGTGGAAGGACAAGACATCGTCATTCTGGTCAACAACCAAGGACCTCTGGTGCCGGACGACGTGATGGCCCAGATGTTCGATCCCTACTTCCAGGGCCCCAAGTCTGCCGCCACCAGCATGGGGCTGGGCCTGAGCATCTGCAAGCAGATCGTCGCAGCCCACCAGGGAAGCCTGACAGTGCTATCTTGTTCAGATTCCGGCACCACATTCACTGTGAGGCTGCCTGTGGTTCTGTAA
- a CDS encoding GTP cyclohydrolase II — protein sequence MDSYQCINGASKDRENALATPRVRSIVRVPIILGNGHKARSEIISFGNLSDHGEHFAVRFEGSDTKAPLVRLHSECITGDALASARCDCGPQLQEALQHLHREGGLLLYLRQEGRGIGLYRKLEAYLLQDQGLDTYAANRALGHKDDERSYQVAADMLEALGIQTIRLLSNNPDKQKQLTMAGITVESRIPTGVFVDADNRHYLETKVKHSRHSIDVPPVRKEIP from the coding sequence ATGGACTCATATCAGTGCATAAACGGCGCTTCAAAAGACAGAGAAAATGCCTTAGCCACCCCCCGGGTTCGCAGCATTGTGCGGGTGCCCATCATTCTGGGAAATGGACACAAGGCCAGATCCGAAATCATCAGCTTTGGCAACCTGAGCGATCACGGCGAGCACTTCGCGGTACGGTTTGAGGGCTCAGACACCAAAGCGCCGCTGGTGCGCCTGCATTCAGAGTGCATCACGGGCGACGCGCTGGCCTCCGCACGCTGCGACTGCGGCCCCCAGCTCCAGGAAGCACTGCAACACCTGCATAGGGAAGGTGGCCTGCTCTTGTATTTACGCCAAGAAGGCCGAGGCATTGGCCTTTATCGAAAACTCGAAGCCTACCTATTACAAGATCAAGGCTTGGATACCTATGCCGCCAATCGGGCCTTGGGCCATAAAGATGACGAGCGCAGTTACCAGGTCGCCGCTGACATGCTCGAAGCGCTGGGCATCCAAACCATCCGCTTGCTCAGCAATAACCCCGACAAACAAAAACAGCTCACCATGGCCGGCATTACCGTGGAGTCACGCATCCCTACCGGGGTGTTTGTCGATGCCGATAATCGCCACTACCTAGAAACCAAGGTCAAACATTCACGCCATTCAATAGACGTCCCGCCCGTCCGGAAGGAAATCCCATGA